Proteins encoded by one window of Calderihabitans maritimus:
- a CDS encoding transposase produces the protein RTNTTLPASEVALAYKQLWMVERAFREMKCTLKLRPMYHWTESRIRGHIMVCFLAFYLEMALRQMLSSV, from the coding sequence AGAACCAATACCACATTGCCGGCAAGCGAAGTGGCCTTGGCCTACAAGCAGCTTTGGATGGTGGAGCGAGCTTTTCGGGAGATGAAGTGCACCCTGAAGCTTCGTCCCATGTATCACTGGACGGAAAGCCGAATCCGTGGCCACATCATGGTATGTTTCCTTGCCTTTTACCTTGAGATGGCGCTACGCCAAATGCTCAGCAGTGT